The DNA region TGCTGCAGTATCTCATCCATGGGCGTGGATGTCTGGGTGCAGTCGTCCGCCAATTGGGGCAACAATTGCGGAACTTCCAGCTCGATTTCCATGTCGGGTTCGTTATCGTTATCCGTGTACTCAGTGACCGTGTTGCCATCCATTTCGTGCGATTCACCCCGATGACGCATTTGTAGCTTCCTAACCGCTATCTCGAATTCATTTAGAGTTCCCGAACTCTGCTGATCGTCGGATGAGACCGTATTGTTATCCTCCTCAAGATCCATCGGTGGACACGAGTATTTCGTAGCGGTGGTTTCGCTGTCAAGGGAAAGTATTTGCTGGAAGACGTCCAGCTCCTGGCGGCGCTTCAGCTTTCGCTGCAGCCGGGCAAAGGTTACCGTACCTGGATTTGGGTAGTACTCGAACTGCATCGGGGCACTCGTCGCTCCATCCGAGGGTCGCACCAGCTTCAGCTCCACCTGGAGGGGAAAAATTAGAGTTATTGGACTATTCTATAGTCATAAcgaaaaatttataaaagacaAGCTACCCttacttaaacattttttaattaaaataattcttgTGGAATTTACAAAAGTCATTTGTCGATTCAAGAACCCtttattgatatattgattgGGCGGGCAAATATCTTGCTGTCAAAGAAAAAGCTTTTTGTGTCAATTTTATGTTTGTAAATGatttaaatgatatttgaGGTTCAATATTTACATGAACTTTACTTTTCGAAAAATCCGATTGACTTTTAATTCGTTTTTATCTAGGCCAACacaataataatacaaattattaaatacTTATATCAttgaaaaatacttttaagCCGAAAAAATATGGTACAACATTTGTGCAATTTGAATTCGGGTAAAATACTAGTATATAAATTATGGGAAAACCTGACCTAGAGTTTGCTAGAAATACATTCTAATTCTATAAATGCAACAGGCCACAAAAACCCGTATCACAAAAAACAACGATTAACTTAGTATGGGTaatctaaaattaaatacacatttttaattattgtttaACATGCACTTTCTATCCAGTTTTTATCTACATGAAAAAAGAGGTaccaaaactttaaaaaaatattacaattaaatgtaatcTGTTTGTCATTCAGTTTACCggtaatattaaaaaagtaattttCAAATTACTCACATTCACACTTTGCGTGATCTCGGTGTTCCTGTAGCGAGGCGTCTTAAAAGTGATGGCCATCTGCTTGAACACGTCCGTGGGCAGGAACTCCGCGTTGGCAAACCACGTCTCCCGTCCGTCCCTGTCCGTCTCGTAGAATCGCACCTCGATGTCGTCCTTGGCGATCTTTTCGCACAGCATGATGATCTCGCTTCCACCGGTGGCTTGGGCCGAGCAGCTGCACAGCCGGGTGATGGTCAGCTCGTTGCTCTTGCCGTAAATCGGCGAGGATACGATGGGGTCCAGGGGCACTTTGGAGTTACCCACCGTGATGAATGCCTGGTAGCAAAGGCGCAACTCGTACCGATTGATCTTGTCGACCTGGTCTTTGTGATCGAATTTGGCTGGAAAAAAGGTGTAGAAAGTGAAGGGTTTAATAAGAGAGTTAggaaataaaatatagttaTTTAACTctcagaaaataaaaggaattATAAAATCAAGACATTTACATTCTTGATTTTTCAAgacgaaatggaaaatggaactAGAAAaccatttattaaatatttttttaaactattttaagTTAACATTCTCTTGAGGTGACTTACAAACAAAATTTACACTTAGAAAATTAAGGAATAATAAAATCAAGATCTTTGCATTCTTGATTTTTCAAGAGGAAATTGACTTGAAACTAAATCGAAATCGGGTTTATATGGTAGAATTTGTATAAAACTTTAATATGCACTTTTAAACCAAtttgttttctgttttaaGGAACTTGAAGTTTACATTCTCCTGGTGTGACTCACCGTTAAAGGGATCGACGTTCCTTTTCTCTCTTTCCACCAGCGAATCGCGCATTTCCAGCTTCTTGGCGCACTGTATGCCCACTTTCTGGAGCACCAGTCTTCGCTCCTCTGGCGGCAATTTCTTCTGGTAAATGCCCGACTTGCAGGCATCCGCCTCCTCCTTGCTGACCAGCCAGTGGGGATGTTGGCGATAGGGTTCGTCGATGGTCACACAGGACACCACTATGACGACAGGGCCGTCGTAGTTGCAGACCTCGATGGTGGGAAAGGTTTTGCCCGTTTCCGGACTGGAGTTCATGCCCGGAATGGAACCGGCGGTACGACCCTCGCACTTGTAGCGAAATCGGATTATATTGTTCGTTGGCTCCTCCACGATACGTAGGTAAGGTCCACTTTTAGCACTTGGCTTGGGCAGATTCTGATTCATATTTTGATTCTGGTTTTGCAGGTGGAGCGGCAGATGGGAGGGCATTACCGGCAAGGAAGTCGATTGCGATAATATGTGCTGTGCAGCACCCCCGCCTCCAGTTCCCCCCACTCTGCCTCCTCCGGTGGCGCCATCGTTCAACTCCATGCTGGCATTGATAATTTCCTCTGGGGAAGGTAAGTATTATATGAAAATCAATAAGTCAAAGTGCCAGAAACAATTTAGCTTAGGTTAAAGAAGGGAACTAGAAAAGGAAGCTCAAAATACCCCCCAAGATTAAATGAAGTGCCCGTGCGTACGCATTTCCTCTGACAGTTATGGGAGTATTGGGGCTACCCCTTTAAGAAATGGAAACGTATGAAGTACGGAATAATATGTAGGAACACAGTcttgaaga from Drosophila subpulchrella strain 33 F10 #4 breed RU33 chromosome 2L, RU_Dsub_v1.1 Primary Assembly, whole genome shotgun sequence includes:
- the LOC119548819 gene encoding dorsal-related immunity factor Dif isoform X3; the protein is MFKEASFSDLQEIINASMELNDGATGGGRVGGTGGGGAAQHILSQSTSLPVMPSHLPLHLQNQNQNMNQNLPKPSAKSGPYLRIVEEPTNNIIRFRYKCEGRTAGSIPGMNSSPETGKTFPTIEVCNYDGPVVIVVSCVTIDEPYRQHPHWLVSKEEADACKSGIYQKKLPPEERRLVLQKVGIQCAKKLEMRDSLVEREKRNVDPFNAKFDHKDQVDKINRYELRLCYQAFITVGNSKVPLDPIVSSPIYGKSNELTITRLCSCSAQATGGSEIIMLCEKIAKDDIEVRFYETDRDGRETWFANAEFLPTDVFKQMAITFKTPRYRNTEITQSVNVELKLVRPSDGATSAPMQFEYYPNPDLLTQHNRRVTTKTIESLKRSLMSTDFYPSKQVKTSSQYAVPAPQITTTAPQAQVPSGMPMMYPGGSPNFVHDIKVENGFMDVDSQSSQCPSVEHNFASPRSNGSTVDSFPPMQFGQSNNHLYLPETSNFSINFASPRSNCSTVDSIPPMQIGQNNNTPYLPEISSFPINGCSPTHFSGGSMIPINNNNNNNNNLMNDFLSQKMSAISLPPQGNLDIKQGFPQSQQFPPQSQPEQLQYVPQTQPEQAHYPQQQNQQQHQEDPQLDAPIQSFSDLISSSIGMAPIDTNELIQGIEEELNRVGISPMQMNNNFANY